In Anas acuta chromosome 5, bAnaAcu1.1, whole genome shotgun sequence, a single window of DNA contains:
- the CEND1 gene encoding cell cycle exit and neuronal differentiation protein 1 gives MDSKGNVRSGNKPDAKAASSGKPEKPSPVPATNADKKETPKEQPAPATATKKAGGDAAIVNNHSNLKPSPAATETQEATGQSPDSDHKGNSSEESPGSIFDNMKPLIIIGGVAVAALAVIVGVAFLARKK, from the coding sequence ATGGATTCCAAAGGCAACGTCCGAAGTGGAAACAAACCCGACGCCAAGGCCGCCAGCTCTGGAAAGCCAGAAAagcccagccctgtgcctgccACCAATGCAGACAAGAAGGAGACCCCCAAagagcagcctgctcctgccacTGCCACCAAGAAGGCAGGCGGCGATGCTGCCATCGTGAACAACCACAGCAACCTGAAACCCAGCCCAGCCGCCACGGAGACACAGGAGGCCACCGGCCAGTCCCCTGACTCTGACCACAAGGGAAACAGCTCCGAGGAGTCACCAGGCAGCATCTTCGACAACATGAAGCCCTTGATCATCATCGGAGGAGTGGCAGTGGCTGCGCTAGCTGTGATTGTGGGAGTGGCGTTCCTAGCCCGGAAAAAATGA